A stretch of Lachancea thermotolerans CBS 6340 chromosome D complete sequence DNA encodes these proteins:
- the TAF7 gene encoding TATA-binding protein-associated factor TAF7 (some similarities with uniprot|Q05021 Saccharomyces cerevisiae YMR227C TAF7 TFIID subunit (67 kDa) involved in RNA polymerase II transcription initiation), with product MPKIKIRKPREPEPNEPEPQLKKIKIKAKGGQDANKERAGGGLKVRLSRREDSPEQQKSTPGTMKLKINLGGKDKSESTASTTPKAPRFRIKPVRVPGEGYDSEASDIEDDPLIEEGIILRVLPDVQTEFVKSCIESGDFSGLSLKWKGERHAVVKINGLQYGAVLVNLPTVIEVNKSVDRKNLLKTFDVSQMLLCVRTIEHEEDVFSLVPPDTEDLVTKHFTEYKSEIRECKKTLYRGFNGGPLTDAEASNIDQIVRKGYDYKHGLTPPLYNVRNRRFRRRLTSQEIDYVEKTVELLLSQDAETEGFSYDLVDEDILAQRSTSNEEQRQNSSDNGLDLFGDDDHEDLEMELEQALQEDRQGADQIANTNQIPAVEETGDDVEQDNGDDDDEEDEDEEGEDEADEDVVPSTAKPAVDEERQHSELLRDELEELESTLQQNRQKLEKATNPLLKSRFIESIKKLEKEVELKRKQVKSNQEPSSSHPESLAPNDEEGDEEEEEEDDEEVEDDDDDEDEEDAAAAPSNTPGRKAGANEELDQDDMDMMMLFGGEGDE from the coding sequence ATGCCCAAGATCAAAATTAGGAAGCCGAGGGAACCAGAGCCCAATGAACCGGAACCCCagctcaagaaaatcaagattAAAGCCAAGGGAGGTCAAGAtgccaacaaagaaagagctggaggGGGATTGAAGGTCAGGTTGTCCAGAAGAGAGGATAGCCCAGAACAGCAAAAATCAACACCAGGCACAATGAAACTCAAGATCAATTTGGGCGGCAAGGACAAGTCCGAGTCAACCGCTTCAACAACGCCAAAAGCCCCAAGATTCCGAATTAAGCCTGTTAGAGTTCCTGGGGAGGGCTATGACTCTGAGGCATCAGATATCGAAGACGACCCGCTTATCGAAGAGGGAATTATACTTCGTGTTTTGCCAGATGTGCAAACAGAATTTGTTAAGAGCTGCATTGAGAGCGGGGACTTTTCGGGGTTGAGCCTAAAGTGGAAAGGCGAGAGGCACGCAGTCGTGAAGATCAATGGACTACAATATGGAGCAGTCCTCGTTAACTTACCGACAGTAATAGAGGTTAACAAGAGCGTTGATAGAAAGAACTTACTCAAAACTTTTGATGTATCACAAATGCTATTGTGCGTGAGGACTATAGAGCATGAAGAGGACGTATTCTCGTTGGTACCACCAGATACAGAAGACTTAGTTACAAAACATTTCACAGAATACAAAAGCGAAATTAGAGAATGCAAAAAAACGCTCTATCGTGGGTTCAATGGAGGGCCATTAACTGACGCAGAAGCCAGCAATATCGACCAGATTGTTAGAAAAGGATATGACTACAAGCATGGCTTGACACCACCCCTTTATAACGTACGAAACCGTAGGTTCCGGCGCAGGTTGACGTCCCAGGAGATAGACTACGTGGAAAAAactgttgagcttcttctaAGCCAGGACGCAGAGACGGAAGGGTTTAGCTATGACTTAGTAGATGAAGATATCTTGGCTCAAAGGTCAACAAGTAACGAGgaacaaagacaaaattCTTCGGACAATGGACTCGACTTGTTTGGAGACGACGACCACGAAGACTTGGAAATGGAGCTTGAGCAGGCATTACAAGAGGACAGACAAGGGGCTGACCAAATCGCTAATACCAATCAAATTCCCGCCGTGGAGGAAACCGGTGACGATGTTGAACAGGACAATGgcgacgatgacgatgaagaggatgaggatgaagaaggagaagatgaagcagaCGAAGACGTTGTTCCAAGCACAGCTAAACCAGCAGTGGATGAAGAGAGGCAGCATAGCGAGCTGTTGAGAGATGAGTTGGAGGAGCTTGAGTCCACCCTGCAACAAAACAGGCagaagcttgagaaagccACAAATCCTTTGTTGAAATCGAGGTTTATTGAAAGCAtaaagaagttggagaaagaagtggagttgaaaagaaaacaggtCAAATCTAATCAAGAGCCTTCTTCAAGCCATCCTGAGAGCTTGGCCCccaatgacgaagaaggggacgaggaagaggaggaggaggacgacgaagaggtggaggacgacgatgacgatgaagatgaggaagatgcagcagctgcgccAAGCAACACACCAGGCCGCAAAGCCGGGGCCAACGAAGAACTCGACCAGGATGATATGGACATGATGATGCTTTTCGGCGGCGAAGGCGATGAGTGA
- a CDS encoding KLTH0D13068p (conserved hypothetical protein), with product MSINSLTMQDSGVLPFLPLDGESTPYGAVLTSTAWYPLMGPGLKPNKKYEGAIRMNFKLFVTSHRLVFVNCSQGAEEEVKNIVVLYRQLVLPAGVSQPLTLEMPWIGSNYLRFAFRVLPEQTGQNGQRLNSIYTWLCDVAMEKGAPSLKDAFQLHDAIRQALADRTSAEGEAHQEEPLPLYTP from the coding sequence ATGTCCATTAATAGTCTTACAATGCAGGACAGTGGTGTGCTGCCCTTCTTACCGCTAGATGGGGAGTCAACCCCCTACGGGGCCGTTCTGACCAGTACAGCGTGGTACCCTTTGATGGGACCCGGACTCAAACCCAACAAAAAGTACGAAGGCGCAATTCGAATGAATTTCAAGTTGTTTGTCACATCGCACAGACTTGTGTTTGTTAACTGCAGCCAGGGtgcagaggaagaagttaAAAATATAGTTGTCCTTTACCGGCAGCTGGTGCTGCCAGCAGGCGTGTCACAGCCACTTACTCTCGAGATGCCTTGGATTGGGTCAAATTATCTCAGATTCGCATTCAGGGTCTTGCCTGAACAGACCGGCCAAAACGGGCAACGCCTCAATAGCATTTACACGTGGCTTTGCGATGTTGCCATGGAAAAGGGCGCGCCTTCGCTGAAAGACGCCTTCCAGCTGCATGACGCTATACGGCAGGCCTTGGCAGACAGAACCTCTGCCGAAGGTGAGGCCCACCAGGAAGAACCCTTGCCACTGTACACGCCGTAA
- the ORA1 gene encoding oxidoreductase (highly similar to uniprot|Q05016 Saccharomyces cerevisiae YMR226C NADP()-dependent dehydrogenase acts on serine L-allo-threonine and other 3-hydroxy acids), whose amino-acid sequence MSQGRRAAERLAGKTVFITGASAGIGQATAQEYLEASEGKIKLILAARRLDKLEEIKAKVSKDFPEAQVHIGQLDVTQTDKIQPFVDNLPEEFKDIDILINNAGKALGSDPVGTIDPNDIQGMIQTNVIGLINVTQAVLPIFKAKNSGDIVNLGSVAGREAYPTGSIYCATKHAVRAFTQSLRKELINTNIRVIEVAPGNVETEFSLVRYKGDSEKAKKVYEGTQPLYADDIADLIVYATSRKPNTVIADVLVFASNQASPYHIYRG is encoded by the coding sequence ATGTCACagggaagaagagcagctgaaAGACTGGCAGGAAAGACTGTCTTCATCACAGGCGCATCAGCCGGTATCGGTCAGGCCACTGCGCAAGAATACCTGGAAGCATCCGAAGGCAAAATCAAGTTGATCCTTGCAGCAAGAAGActcgacaagctggaggAAATCAAAGCCAAGGTTTCTAAAGACTTCCCTGAAGCACAGGTGCATATCGGCCAGCTAGATGTGACTCAGACGGACAAAATCCAGCCTTTTGTCGACAATTTGCCcgaagagttcaaagaCATCGACATCCTGATCAACAACGCGGGCAAGGCGCTCGGATCCGACCCCGTGGGCACAATCGACCCCAATGATATTCAAGGCATGATCCAGACTAACGTTATCGGGCTTATAAATGTTACCCAAGCCGTTCTGCCCATcttcaaggccaaaaactctggTGATATCGTGAACCTGGGTTCTGTCGCTGGCAGAGAAGCTTACCCTACAGGATCTATTTACTGCGCTACGAAGCACGCGGTGCGTGCTTTCACCCAGAGCCTGCGCAAGGAACTGATCAACACAAACATCAGGGTTATTGAGGTCGCTCCAGGTAACGTGGAGACCGAGTTTTCTCTGGTTAGATACAAGGGCGACTCTgagaaagccaagaaggttTACGAAGGCACACAACCCCTTTACGCTGACGATATCGCAGACCTAATCGTTTACGCAACCTCGAGAAAACCAAACACCGTCATCGCGGACGTTTTGGTTTTCGCTTCGAACCAGGCTTCGCCTTACCACATTTACCGTGGTTAG
- a CDS encoding uncharacterized protein (similar to uniprot|Q12012 Saccharomyces cerevisiae YOR289W Hypothetical ORF) yields MPDESKSSLYAFYAFYQLYVHLFYEGKKPLSFDTLQKRLSPRLACSSMKTRERTSLFITWKKRSASQGEYLLRGCVGTFAKLPLLEGIEKYSIIAALQDPRFPPITKSEFPGLKCSCNILHSFSTIYGSSAPTGDVYDWEIGIHGVELRLRDSTRSRILSATFLPEVILEQGWNERETFRSLIRKAGFLGDIDAALDNWQEYFVEVIRYEGNKTEISYEEFNQLLGNAATNQ; encoded by the coding sequence ATGCCGGACGAATCTAAAAGCTCCCTTTACGCTTTCTACGCATTCTATCAGCTCTATGTACATCTCTTTTACGAAGGAAAGAAACCTCTGAGCTTTGACACTTTGCAAAAGCGACTCTCCCCCCGACTTGCTTGCAGCTCTATGAAGACAAGAGAGAGAACTTCTCTATTCATCACCTGGAAAAAGAGGTCGGCTAGTCAAGGCGAGTACTTGCTTAGAGGATGTGTTGGCACCTTCGCTAAACTTCCGCTTCTTGAAGGCATTGAAAAATACTCGATAATTGCAGCGTTACAAGACCCCAGGTTCCCCCCAATCACTAAATCCGAATTCCCAGGTCTGAAATGCAGCTGTAATATTTTGCACAGCTTTTCAACGATCTACGGTAGTAGCGCTCCGACAGGAGATGTGTACGATTGGGAAATTGGTATTCACGGTGTTGAACTCAGGCTTCGAGACAGTACAAGAAGTCGCATTTTGAGCGCCACGTTTTTGCCAGAGGTTATTCTTGAGCAAGGCTGGAATGAGCGTGAGACTTTCAGGAGTCTCATCCGCAAGGCAGGCTTCTTGGGAGACATTGACGCTGCTCTGGACAATTGGCAGGAGTATTTTGTCGAAGTTATTCGCTATGAAGGAAACAAGACAGAAATAAGTTATGAAGAATTTAACCAATTGTTAGGCAACGCAGCCACAAATCAGTAG
- the SNF2 gene encoding SWI/SNF catalytic subunit SNF2 (similar to uniprot|P22082 Saccharomyces cerevisiae YOR290C SNF2 involved in the coordinate regulation of phospholipid synthesis transcriptional regulator), with protein MEIPQRQLTKEEINRCYLRWQQLRNEHGENAANVPEYVYFTKVLQVAAKQQQKRQQEQQQGQQSHHQLQQRAPQQAPQQQQLPPQPQQPQQSQQTQAFQQIPQAHMQQSKVMPQMQAAHMPQAQQQWAPQSTNGHATMANSQPPQDHHIRTSMGQSPQQTQPPQPVQMPQQAHVQNMPSQTPPTGTGVPSSIFTPEQSELLKAQIASLKFLLGRQPIPPEVQEVIQRSLNNPPDFKQMLLSLSETVKKRQNPQQEQVLQNPQQEHTQQPPRRVVDQQQPLAHQSPHTSNSGVPTPLASQFPPSQPETGLASRANSGSGTANPEKGAESVKTEPIAEIGRPAQDTQPLKEVPPVPLEEFKRLNPDVEKIVNVTTPNMVVDSYSLPNFPDTAVEYKELFPSKDRPRVMLQPGVLPPGIDVHSALEIYQTLIALDIDTAVDSCLSDTLNEDADVETKKRATYDYYALQLLPLQKAMRGHVLQFDWYQKALLTNTHPNFLSKIRRINLQDALLTDELYRRYEIMQYERQRYEESTKLKSITDSSIEYYNAKLNRRTQRVKFGHRLISLHGNIEKEEQKRMERNAKQRLQALKANDEEAYIKLLDQTKDTRITHLLKQTNAFLDSLTKAVRSQQQYTKEKIDSHMQKEEESATPQSPSAGDVSDEEERQNIDYYNVAHRIKEEIKQQPSILVGGTLKEYQLKGLQWMVSLYNNHLNGILADEMGLGKTIQTISLLTYLYEAKNVRGPSLVIVPLSTLTNWDSEFDKWAPVIRKVAYKGSPNERKSKQGIIRSGQFDVVLTTFEYIIKERALLSKIKWVHMIIDEGHRMKNAQSKLSLTLNNYYHTDYRLILTGTPLQNNLPELWALLNFVLPKIFNSVKSFDEWFNTPFANTGGQDKIELSEEETLLVIRRLHKVLRPFLLRRLKKDVEKELPDKVEKVLKCKMSALQQKLYEQMLKHRRLFIGDINSNKMVGMRGFNNQIMQLKKICNHPFVFEDVEDQINPTRETNANIWRVAGKFELLERILPKFKATGHRILIFFQMTQIMDIMEDFLRLSGMKYLRLDGHTKSDDRTLLLNLFNDPNSEYFCFLLSTRAGGLGLNLQTADTVIIFDTDWNPHQDLQAQDRAHRIGQKNEVRILRLITENSVEEVILDRAHKKLDIDGKVIQAGKFDNKSTSEEQEALLRSLLEAEEEQKKKRALGMEEEEQMDDNELNETLARSEEELKIFAQIDEERSRTHLENGITTSLMESSELPNFYHQDIEAELDKKENDELLSGGRGTRERKSAIYEDDIPEEQWLKQFEISDGEDEPVSGPKKREASETRVPEKRAKLETEEPSELDVKEEANEKLPPPEAGQTSMKSTKGVKGRPRGRSRGSRINGKAKNGRNFVRDPDSVTESKEVREEVAAKAKQLHDFAVAYRDADDRRLADIFLVKPSRKLYPDYYLLIKYPVALETVLKHIETLAYGSLKDALDDFHLIFANARVYNTEESLIYHDSIELENAIIEKYKEMTGEEKVDFTEFDEEHASQPLVPIGNAESKEPSPAPQ; from the exons ATGGAGATTCCACAGCGGCAGCTAACAAAGGAAGAAATAAATAGATGCTATTTG CGTTGGCAACAACTGCGTAATGAACATGGGGAGAACGCGGCAAACGTACCGGAATATGTTTATTTCACGAAAGTTCTTCAGGTAGCTGCGAAGCAGCAACAGAAGCGgcagcaagaacaacaacaggGACAACAATCCCATCATCAGCTCCAGCAACGTGCACCACAACAGGCGCcacaacagcaacaactgCCTCCACAACCTCAGCAGCCGCAACAATCGCAGCAAACACAGGCGTTCCAGCAGATCCCGCAGGCACACATGCAGCAGTCCAAAGTTATGCCTCAGATGCAAGCGGCGCACATGCCGCAGGCTCAGCAGCAATGGGCTCCACAATCCACGAATGGCCACGCTACAATGGCCAATTCGCAGCCCCCGCAAGACCACCACATACGCACGTCAATGGGCCAATCACCTCAACAGACTCAACCCCCACAACCGGTCCAAATGCCTCAGCAGGCCCATGTCCAAAACATGCCATCCCAAACCCCTCCTACAGGCACAGGCGTCCCAAGCTCTATCTTCACTCCAGAGCAGTCTGAGCTGCTGAAGGCTCAGATTGCGTCCTTAAAGTTTCTCCTTGGGAGACAGCCTATACCaccagaagttcaagaagtgATCCAACGATCGCTGAATAACCCCCCTGATTTCAAGCAAATGCTGCTTTCTCTTAGTGAAACTGTCAAGAAGCGGCAAAACCCTCAACAAGAGCAGGTATTACAAAACCCTCAGCAGGAACACACACAACAGCCGCCGCGCAGAGTTGTCGATCAGCAGCAGCCATTGGCACACCAGTCCCCACATACCTCTAACTCCGGGGTACCGACACCTCTCGCATCTCAATTCCCACCCTCGCAACCTGAAACAGGCCTTGCTTCTCGAGCAAATAGCGGATCTGGTACAGCTAACCCTGAAAAAGGTGCGGAAAGCGTTAAAACAGAACCAATAGCGGAAATTGGCAGGCCTGCGCAAGATACACAGCCGCTGAAGGAAGTCCCTCCAGTTCCGTTGGAAGAGTTCAAGAGATTGAATCCTGATGTCGAAAAAATCGTGAACGTAACGACGCCAAATATGGTCGTTGATTCATATTCACTTCCCAATTTTCCAGATACTGCGGTAGAATACAAAGAACTGTTCCCCTCCAAAGATCGTCCTAGAGTCATGCTCCAGCCCGGAGTTCTTCCTCCTGGCATCGATGTCCACTCCGCTTTGGAGATATATCAAACGTTGATAGCGTTGGATATTGATACAGCCGTTGATTCTTGCTTGTCAGATACACTGAATGAAGATGCAGATGtagaaacaaaaaaacgCGCGACTTATGACTATTACGCGCTCCAACTCCTTCCTCTCCAAAAGGCAATGAGGGGCCACGTACTGCAATTTGATTGGTACCAGAAAGCCCTCTTAACAAATACACATCCTAActttttgtcaaagatTAGACGAATAAACCTTCAAGATGCGTTGCTGACTGACGAGCTCTACAGGCGCTATGAAATCATGCAATATGAGCGTCAGAGATATGAAGAGAGCACAAAGCTAAAGAGCATCACCGACAGCTCTATTGAATACTACAATGCGAAGCTCAACCGGCGTACTCAAAGAGTTAAGTTTGGACACCGTTTGATCTCTTTACATGGCAATATAGAAAAAGAGGAACAGAAGCGAATGGAAAGGAATGCAAAGCAGCGTTTGCAAGCCCTGAAAGCTAATGACGAGGAAGCTTACATCAAGTTATTGGATCAAACAAAGGATACTAGAATCACTCATTTGCTGAAGCAAACAAACGCGTTTTTGGATTCATTGACAAAAGCAGTCAGAAGCCAACAGCAATACACCAAGGAGAAAATTGATTCCCACATGCagaaggaagaagagagcgCTACGCCTCAGTCGCCTTCGGCAGGCGACGTTTccgatgaagaggaaaggCAGAATATTGACTATTATAATGTAGCGCATcgcatcaaagaagagatcaaGCAACAACCATCGATTTTAGTGGGTGGGACATTGAAAGAATATCAGTTGAAGGGACTGCAATGGATGGTGTCTTTATACAACAACCACTTAAACGGTATCTTGGCAGACGAAATGGGCCTCGGGAAAACCATTCAAACCATTTCCCTTTTAACTTATCTTTACGAGGCCAAAAACGTGCGCGGTCCATCTTTAGTTATTGTCCCCCTGTCAACGTTAACAAACTGGGATTCTGAGTTTGACAAATGGGCGCCAGTGATTAGGAAAGTTGCTTACAAGGGGTCCCCTAACGAGAGAAAGTCAAAGCAAGGAATTATTCGGTCTGGCCAGTTTGATGTCGTACTGACAACTTTCGAGTATATTATAAAAGAAAGGGCTCTGCTTTCTAAGATCAAATGGGTGCATATGATTATAGATGAGGGCCACCGTATGAAAAACGCCCAATCGAAACTGTCTTTGACACTGAATAACTATTACCACACCGATTACCGTTTGATATTGACAGGTACGCCTCTACAAAATAACTTACCTGAACTTTGGGCTCTACTGAACTTCGTGctgccaaaaatttttaacTCTGTTAAGTCGTTCGATGAATGGTTCAACACACCATTCGCTAACACAGGAGGCCAGGACAAGATTGAACTaagcgaagaagagaccTTGTTGGTCATCAGGAGGCTTCACAAAGTCTTACGGCCTTTCCTATTACGTCGCCTTAAAAAGGATGTCGAAAAAGAGTTGCCAGATAAGGTTGAAAAGGTTCTCAAATGCAAAATGAGCGCACTGCAGCAAAAACTGTACGAGCAAATGTTGAAACATCGTCGCCTTTTTATTGGTGACATAAACTCGAACAAGATGGTTGGGATGCGTGGTTTCAACAATCAAATAATGCAACTGAAAAAAATCTGTAACCATCCGTTTGTGTTTGAGGACGTGGAAGATCAAATAAATCCGACTAGAGAGACCAACGCAAATATATGGCGTGTCGCAGGCAAATTTGAAttgcttgaaagaattcTTCCTAAGTTCAAAGCTACTGGTCATCGAATTctaattttttttcagatgACACAAATTATGGACATCATGGAGGACTTTTTAAGACTTTCTGGCATGAAATACTTGCGTTTAGACGGACACACAAAGTCTGATGACCGTACGTTATTGCTGAATCTTTTCAATGATCCTAATTCAGAATAtttctgctttttgttgtcaacTAGAGCAGGTGGCCTCGGTCTTAATCTACAGACCGCTGACACTGTTATTATCTTCGATACTGATTGGAACCCCCACCAGGATCTACAGGCGCAAGATAGAGCACATAGAATTGGCCAGAAAAACGAAGTTCGAATTTTGAGGCTTATCACAGAGAACTCTGTGGAAGAGGTTATTCTTGACCGCGCGCATAAAAAGCTTGACATTGATGGCAAAGTCATTCAGGCGGGTAAATTTGATAACAAATCCACCTctgaagagcaagaagcgcTGCTAAGATCGTTGCTTGAAGCCGAGGaggagcagaagaagaaaagggcaTTGGGCatggaggaagaggagcaaATGGACGACAATGAACTCAATGAAACCTTGGCAAGAAGCGAGGAAGAGTTGAAAATCTTTGCTCAAATCGACGAGGAACGAAGCAGGACTCACTTGGAAAATGGTATAACCACTAGTTTGATGGAAAGTTCTGAACTACCAAACTTCTACCATCAAGACATTGAAGCCGAACTtgacaagaaagagaatGATGAACTTCTTTCAGGTGGAAGGGGAACTAGGGAACGCAAAAGCGCCATTTACGAAGATGATATCCCTGAGGAACAATGGCTGAAGCAGTTCGAAATCAGTGACGGAGAAGACGAGCCTGTTTCAGGGCCAAAAAAGCGGGAAGCTAGCGAAACTCGTGTTCcagaaaaaagagcaaagtTAGAGACAGAGGAACCATCCGAGCTGGATGTTAAAGAGGAAGCCAACGAGAAACTACCCCCTCCTGAAGCCGGCCAAACATCTATGAAGTCAACAAAAGGTGTGAAAGGCAGGCCGCGCGGCCGCAGTCGGGGCTCCCGTATTAACGGAAAGGCTAAGAATGGAAGGAATTTTGTTCGCGATCCTGACTCTGTTACCGAATCGAAGGAAGTAAGGGAAGAGGTTGCTGCAAAAGCTAAACAGCTCCATGATTTTGCTGTCGCATACAGGGATGCTGACGACAGGCGTCTGGCGGACATTTTTTTGGTCAAACCTTCGAGGAAGCTTTACCCAGATTATTACCTGTTGATCAAGTATCCTGTGGCGCTTGAAACAGTGTTGAAACACATAGAGACTCTAGCTTATGGATCTCTGAAAGATGCGCTTGATGATTTTCACTTAATTTTCGCCAACGCGAGGGTTTATAACACAGAGGAGTCACTGATATACCACGATTCCATTGAATTGGAAAACGCAATTATTGAGAAATATAAAGAAATGactggagaagaaaaagtggACTTTACAGAGTTTGACGAAGAACATGCGAGCCAACCCTTAGTACCAATCGGTAATGCAGAGTCCAAAGAACCCAGTCCTGCTCCGCAGTAG
- the MPD1 gene encoding protein disulfide isomerase MPD1 (similar to uniprot|Q12404 Saccharomyces cerevisiae YOR288C MPD1 Member of the protein disulfide isomerase (PDI) family overexpression suppresses the defect in maturation of carboxypeptidase Y and defects in other essential Pdi1p functions caused by PDI1 deletion), whose product MLLQRLWLVFLGLCVVWAQNFYDNSPHIMELTPKSFDKVVHKTNYTTLVEFYAPWCGYCKMLKPILQRAAKNLDGIVQVASVNCDLAKNKQLCAKYRVEGFPILMVFRPPKVDLSKKGKDRLKLGNHASEVYKGERKLRPIVDFSISRVKNYITRITRLEKLVQHLNRNNEVRYKAVLFSKKDKISPLYKSLALDWLGSVDFSLFLNSKLSTTPEALRDLHPEFQNFLSELRENANDLEKSMLVLFDTQDHRYYIYEEESFEKVNIWKLLSKFASPNEGPFTKRQDFLDALKSNKKTRKPPAKQKLEHDEL is encoded by the coding sequence ATGCTGTTGCAACGACTATGGTTGGTTTTCTTGGGACTATGCGTCGTGTGGGCGCAGAACTTTTACGACAATTCCCCACACATTATGGAATTGACACCTAAGAGCTTTGACAAGGTTGTTCACAAGACCAACTACACAACGTTGGTAGAGTTCTATGCTCCGTGGTGTGGTTACTGCAAGATGCTCAAACCTATTTTGCAGCGAGCCGCTAAAAATCTCGACGGCATCGTCCAGGTAGCAAGTGTGAACTGCGACCTGgcaaaaaacaagcagtTGTGTGCGAAATACCGCGTCGAAGGCTTTCCAATCTTGATGGTGTTTAGGCCGCCCAAAGTCGATCTCAGTAAGAAAGGAAAGGACCGACTAAAACTTGGAAATCACGCCAGTGAGGTCTACAAGGGCGAGCGTAAACTACGGCCTATAGTAGATTTTAGCATATCCAGGGTCAAGAACTACATCACTCGCATAACCAGGCTAGAGAAGTTAGTTCAGCACTTGAACCGCAATAACGAGGTGCGCTATAAAGCGGTTTTATTCTCAAAAAAGGACAAGATATCCCCGCTCTACAAAAGTCTGGCACTGGACTGGCTGGGTTCCGTCGACTTCAGCCTATTTCTGAACTCTAAGCTCAGCACCACGCCGGAAGCACTGCGGGATTTGCATCCTGAATTCCAAAACTTCCTTAGTGAGTTACGAGAAAATGCGAatgaccttgaaaagagcaTGCTAGTGCTCTTTGACACTCAAGATCATAGGTACTACATTTACGAGGAAGAATCCTTTGAGAAAGTTAATATCTGGAAACTACTCTCGAAGTTTGCCTCCCCTAATGAAGGCCCATTTACTAAGCGCCAGGACTTTCTAGATGCCTTGAAATCGAACAAGAAAACTCGGAAGCCACCTGCGAAACAAAAGCTAGAGCACGACGAGTTATGA